The Companilactobacillus pabuli genomic sequence TCCGGTGATGGATAATACCTATGAAAGCTTCATCAATCTATTTTTCTCACAATTGTTTGATGAATTATACAAATTAGCCGCCGATCATCACGCTAGATTGCCCCATCAAGTCGACTTTATCCTTGATGAATTTGTCAATTTAGGTAAATTTCCAAAGTATGAAGAATTTTTAGCAACGTGTCGAGGGTACGGCATTGGTGTCACCACCATTTGTCAAACCTTAACCCAACTACAAGCCTTGTATGGCAAGGATAAAGCCGAGAGTATCTTAGGTAATCATGCGGTTAAAATTTGCTTGAATGCCGCTAATGACGTGACCGCTAAATATTTCAGTGATTTACTAGGAAAATCAACTGTTAAAGTTGAAACCGGTAGTGAGAGTACCAGTCATAGCAAGGAAGAAAGCCACAGCAAGAGCGATAGTTATAGCTATACGAGCCGTTCACTCATGACACCCGATGAAATTATGCGTATGCCCGAAGATCAGAGCTTATTAATCTTTAGTAATGCGCGACCAGTCAAAGCTACAAAAGCGTTCCAATTTAAACTATTTCCAGGGGCTGATCATTTGGTTAACTTGTCACAAAACGAGTATCAAGGCCAACCAGAATCCAGCCAGGAAACCAACTTTAAGAATAAGGTAGATAAGTGGAATCAGACGGTTAAAGCACAACACCAAGCAAAAAAAGACGATCAAACAACCGATGATGAAGAAGACAAATTGCAGGACAATATCGATCAAGAATTAGAGTCTAGACATAAGAAATGCTTGGATAATGAATAGGAAAGGGGAGTTAAAATATGAAAAGTTTTTACTTCCACCCAGTTTTAGCAAGCTTCTTAGGTGATAAAATTTCGGGTGCAATTAATGAATGGCTTAAAGGAGTTTTTAGTGGGGCAATGAATGGTATAACCTCATGGTGCAGAGCTATTTTTGATCAAATCGGTCAACATGAATCTGTCCTAGACCAATGGTATGCAATCTTTCTTACTTTTGCGACGTCCTTAGTAGTCGTGGTTGTCCTAGGAAGAATAATTGGAACTTTGCTAAAAGAGGCCGATGAAAGTACTGATGTTACTTGGGCTAATATTGTGATGGACAGTCTTAAATCAGCTGCCGCAATTCCGGTCATGGTCTTTTTACAAGGATTTTTACTGAAAGCAATCGTGTTTCCACTCGGTAAATTTATGTTTTCAATGAATAGTAAGTACACAGCTTCAATGATTACCGATTCAAAAAATATTGGTGGAACATTGGCGATAGGATCGGTTATGTCACTGATATTATTAGGATTCTTTGCGATAGTGACCGTGTTCTTCTTCTTCAAAATGTGTATCTTTATGGCTGATATAGCCTGGTTCTATCTAACAATCCCGTTTGCGGCCATCAGTATCGCAACCGAGACTTGGGATTATAGTGGCACGTGGTGGAAGAAGTTAATTTACCTAAACGCTTCTATGCTCTCACAAGTGTTATCCATGACCCTATGTGTTTGGGGGGTTACTCATTGGGGTAGTAATGGAATTGGTGCCTTTGCTTTATCCATTGGTATGGGGTGGCTGGTATTGCACACACCAAAGGCTATCGAAGATTTTTGGAGTTCAACTGGTGCTACCAAAAGCGGTTTGGCAGGGGCTATGAGAATGTTAAAAAATAGAATGAAGCATTAGGCCAAAGGGGGGTTATTTAAATGAAGTGGCGAGAAAAAATAAAAACGAAGTGGCGAGTTGATTCGCATGTCAATGTTTTTAAAGGAGCTCCACTTGACCACTTAATCTTCTACTATCTGTATCGATCACTAGAATGGTTCGTCATCGTTATGGGAGGTTTGCTAGTTCTATATGAAGTTTTAGCTTGCCAATGGCTTGAAGTAATCGTTTTGCTAGTGGGTGACAGTGGCCTAGTCATGATTCTAAGAAGCGGAGCTAAAAGTGAACATAAAGCTTACAAAGATTGCTTAAAGGAACGTCAACAGGCTTATGAGCAGGTCAAACAAGAAGACATGCAAGCACTTAGAAAACAAGCCTGGTTGGATAGTGCGAACCAAGGCAAAAAAGAATTAGAACAGAAATTGAATTATAAGGAGTGAACGAACATGACCACTGTTATCTTAGCTGAAAAACCTAGTCAAGCCCGTTCATACGTCCAAGCCTTTCAAAAGAGCACAAAAAAACAGGGTTACTATACGGTTAGTGACCCTGTTTTGCCCGCAAATACGCTTGTGACGTATGGTCTCGGACACTTAGTTGAACTAGCCACACCGGATAAATATGATCAGAAATACCAGCAATGGGCCTTATCTAATTTACCGATTTTTCCCGATAAATACAAGTTTGTGGTGTCAGCTAGTAAAAAAGATCAATTCAAGGTCGTCAAAGACCTGTTAACGAAGGCCGATACCATTATTGTTGCCACCGACAGTGGTCGGGAAGGCTCTAATATTGCGTGGTCAATCATGAACCAAGCCCAGATTGACGTTAAAAAGAAGACCATTAAGCGGCTATGGTTGAATAGTTTGGAAAAAGACGCCATTATTACCGGATTCAAAAATCTTGGTGATTGGCACCAAGACTATTTGGCGTATAAAGAAGCCCAAACCCGTCAAATTAGCGATTGGTTAATTGGAATGAATGGCAGCCCTTTATACACCTTGCTGTTAAGACAAAACGGGGTGCGCGGGGTGTACTCGATTGGTCGAGTACAGACGCCAACTTTGTATATGGTTTATCAAAGAGACCAGGCAATCAAAAACTTTAAGCCAGAACCTTATTTTGAACTAAATGCGGAAATTTTAACTAATCAGCAAAAATTCGTCGCAAAATTAGACCCCTATCAGCGATTTAAAGACGAAACAGGGCTGATGACATTCATGCAAGGTAAACACGTTCAGAAAGGCTCACAGGCTGGTTTAATCAAGGGCATTCAAAACCAGGCTAAAAAGCGTGCTAGTCCCCAACTATTCTCACTATCCAGTCTCCAGAGTGCCATGAATAAACGTTATCATGCCAGTGCCAGCCAGACTTTGGCGGCCATTCAGAGTTTATACGAAGACAAACTGCTCAGTTATCCCCGCACCGATTGTGCTTATATCACTGATGAAGAATTTGATTATTTAGTGGCTAATCTGACGAAGTATCTGAGGTTGGTCTCTAAGCAAGTCGCTTTAATCAATACCGCCCGAATAAGCGCTATGTTAATGGAAAGAAGGTTGAAGAACACTACGCCATTATTATGACTAAAATCGTCCCGACGAAAGATCAATTAGCTGCCTTACCTAAATTACAGCAACAAGTCTATGACTTGGTTTTAAGAACGACGTTAGCGATGTTTGCTGATCCGTACGAGTACGAGGAAACCACCATTATCACCCAAGTTGGTGACGCCAATTTTAAAGCAACCGGTAAGGTCCCAACTAAGCAAGGTTGGCAAGCTTTATTTGATGATCACAAAACCGACCAGCAAGAGGCAGCCACCCTACCGATCGTTCACCAAGGCGACCAAGTTCAAGCGAATCTGCAAACGCCGCAAAAAGAAACAACACCTCCGGTACCCTTTACCGAAGGTACCCTGATTACGGCCATGAAGACCGCTGGCAAAACGCTTGATGATGAAGTAGCCCAGGCGATTCTCAAAGATGTGCAAGGCATTGGGACAAGTGCGACCCGGGCCAATGTGCTGGAAGTGTTAAAGAAACGCGGCTACTTAGTTACTGAAAAGAATAAGTTGCACGTCAGTGAAGCCGGAATCACTTTATGTAAAGCAGTCGAACTCGAACCCTTGCTAACTAGTCCAGAAATGACAGCTAAATGGGAGCAAGCGTTACAGCAAATCAGTACCGAAGAACGCACCCCGGATAACTTTTTGAGCCAGATTAAGAACTTTGTGGCCAAGTTAATCGCTGATGTTCCCACACAATTAACCGGCAATGCAGCCATTAAGCAACAAATCAATCACCAACAGCAAGCACAAAAGTCCGACGAGGTCTTCTTAGAAACACCGCAAGCGACCGTTTTAAATAAACAGAAGTTTTACATTGTAAAGCCTAAGCAAGGCGAAAGTTTTACCCTGCCCAAGAAATGGAGCAGTAAGACCCTCGGTAAGACCGCAATTAAAGCGTTGGTCACCAAGGGGGAAACGAGCAAATTAAAGGGTTTCAAGAGTAAAAAAGGAAAGTCGTTTGACGCCAAGTTAAAGCTTGACGGCCATAAATTAAGTTTTGATTTTGATTAGAACCTGCCTACCGCCCTGCACTACGTTCCGGTTGGTGAACCCGTCATTTAGGTTCACTTTTACAACCCTAAAAGTAAACCCAAACAACGGGTGAGATTAGCAAAGCAAAGGAGATCATAAAATGGATAATAAATTAGCAGTCATTGGGAGTGAATTACCAGTTTTACAGGCTAAAGGAACCTACAAGTATTTAAAAGAAATCACTGGTAACGGAGCCTATTATCAAGTGGCTTGGCAAAAATTAGCTGATGGCTACATCGCCCTTTATGGCACGACCCCGATTCAAATCAACGTAGCCCCTATATTGAATGATATTTTTGAAGATGAGGAGGGGTAGACAATGCCGAGTAAAGCAGACGTTAAAGCCTGGAAAGCACAATTAGTCGCCCAAGCCGAACAACAAATCAAGCGCCTAAGCCAACGGTTACTAAAGTAGTTAAGATGGCCAGACTGGTCATCATCAAACTTGGTTTGATCGATTGATGGCTTAGTTCAAATAAGTGCTAGTTTGAGGGCTCAGCACGTATACTAATGGTGTTAAGGAGTAACTACTGACCAATAATGGACGGAATAAACATGGCTGATAATGTGTTGATGGCCTATCATATTGTGCATGATCCCGAAAATCGGGCGAAACATGTTTTAAACACCAAAAAATTGTATAAGTGGCGGATTACCGAACAGACGAAGGGCCCCATTAATTGGCAATGTGGTGTTAGTCCAAACCTAGTTTGCGAAGCGCACATCAGTTACGATTTATGCGACTAAGGAAGTTGCCAATGATTGGAGTGACTTACAACTAGTTAAAGAATTTACGAACAATCGAGATCAAGAGGCGGTTAACCAAACCTTTGATGACCTGATGAAATAGATAAATGGTCCCTACCAACATGATAGCAAGCACGTGGTAGGGACTATTCTTTAATAATTTAAAGTACTTAAACTTTAGCGAATAGTCTTGGTGGAAAAAGTTCAACTCAACATATTTGATGTACAATAAGACTAAAAGTAAATAGCTATGATTGGCCTCTATATTTGCAAATCTAACATAGGAGCCAGCACCATGATGTACTGTAAAGTTCAAATTTAGTTATATTTATGATAAATTGTAAGAGGTGTCCAACCGGGTTTGCCGTTTCCATGGTAATTTGCATTCACCAATGTGTGCCTTCCATGTATCGGTAGTGACTGGGCAAGCACTGTAAATTTTTATGCCTGTATATGTCATTGAAAGGGATTGTATATGAGACATATATAAGCATGTATATATGGGGGACATTGATGAAAATAGCATTAGTTGGATCGAGTGGTGGGCATTTGACGCATCTTAAGCAACTAGAACCTGTCTGGCATAAGCATGATCGTTTTTGGGTGACGTTCGATAAACCCGACGCATCTTCATACTTGACTGAGGAACGCTGGTATAAAGCGTATTTCCCAACGAATCGAAATGTTTTTAATCTCATTCGAAACACGTTTGTGGCATTTCGAGTTCTACTTAAAGAACGACCAGATGTAATTATTTCAAGCGGAGCAGGTGTTGCAGTTCCGTTCTTCTATATTGGAAAGTTAATTGGTGCAAAATTAGTCTATATAGAAGTGTTCGATAGAATCGATAAATCAACCGTTACGGGCAGATTAGTGTATCCAATCACCGATAAATTTATTGTCCAATGGGATGAAATGAAGAAAGTTTATCCTAAAGCTATCAATCTGGGGAGCCTTTTCTAATGAAAATATTCGTCACGGTTGCAACACATGAGCAATCATTTACCAGGCTTATGAAGCAAATTGAACTCGCTGCTAAAGATAATCCACAAGATGAGTTCTATGTTCAATATGGATATTCTGTTGTTCCAACAGGAAAAAACATTCATTGTGAAAAGTTTATGACTTATTCTCATATGAAGGAAATGTACCAAAAATGCGATTGTGTGGTGATGCATGCTGGTCCTGCCTCAATGTTCGATGCATTGAACGCAAAAATTACGCCTATCATTGTTCCACGTTATCATGACTTAAATGAACATGTTAACAACCATCAAGTGGAGTTCACCAAGTTTCTTGAGTCCAAGGCTTTTCCAATTATTGCGGTATATAAGGACGATCCTTTGGAGGGTGCGTTGGATGATGTTCGCAAAGGTATGGCAGTAAAAGGGTACAAGTCACATCAACAAAAATTTTGCAGTGACTTAGAGAATATAATTGAACAGTTGGTGCCATAATGACAATAAATTACATACCAAAAGTGATTCATCTTATCGACATCACCGGAACAGGTAAGCTTGAACAAGCCACTAAATATTCGATGGCACTTAAGAAATTCGCCAGTGATTACGAAATTAAGGTTTGGACTAATGATAATTTGCCAGACGTGGTGACCCAGAATACGTACTACCGGGCTGCAATAAGCAATTTGCGATATGCATTTGCGTCAGACGTTGCCCGCATGTGGGTTTTACTAAACGAAGGCGGAATCTATCTTGATAGTGACGTCGAATTAAAGAAAAGTTTTAATCCGATTTTGAATAAGGAAATTCCTATAATTTACCACTCAAATAATGATGATTTTATTGCTAAATTCACTCATATTGTAGATGCATTGTTCCAATAAAAAATTAAAAAGGATAGGTATGGGTAGATATGGATAACAAGATAAGTGTGGTTATTAGGACCTACAATGAAGAAAAACATATCGGTGAAGTATTAGAAAGCTT encodes the following:
- a CDS encoding conjugal transfer protein TrbL family protein, with the translated sequence MKSFYFHPVLASFLGDKISGAINEWLKGVFSGAMNGITSWCRAIFDQIGQHESVLDQWYAIFLTFATSLVVVVVLGRIIGTLLKEADESTDVTWANIVMDSLKSAAAIPVMVFLQGFLLKAIVFPLGKFMFSMNSKYTASMITDSKNIGGTLAIGSVMSLILLGFFAIVTVFFFFKMCIFMADIAWFYLTIPFAAISIATETWDYSGTWWKKLIYLNASMLSQVLSMTLCVWGVTHWGSNGIGAFALSIGMGWLVLHTPKAIEDFWSSTGATKSGLAGAMRMLKNRMKH
- the pssD gene encoding PssD/Cps14F family polysaccharide biosynthesis glycosyltransferase, with translation MKIALVGSSGGHLTHLKQLEPVWHKHDRFWVTFDKPDASSYLTEERWYKAYFPTNRNVFNLIRNTFVAFRVLLKERPDVIISSGAGVAVPFFYIGKLIGAKLVYIEVFDRIDKSTVTGRLVYPITDKFIVQWDEMKKVYPKAINLGSLF
- a CDS encoding glycosyltransferase → MKIFVTVATHEQSFTRLMKQIELAAKDNPQDEFYVQYGYSVVPTGKNIHCEKFMTYSHMKEMYQKCDCVVMHAGPASMFDALNAKITPIIVPRYHDLNEHVNNHQVEFTKFLESKAFPIIAVYKDDPLEGALDDVRKGMAVKGYKSHQQKFCSDLENIIEQLVP
- a CDS encoding glycosyltransferase family 32 protein, which codes for MTINYIPKVIHLIDITGTGKLEQATKYSMALKKFASDYEIKVWTNDNLPDVVTQNTYYRAAISNLRYAFASDVARMWVLLNEGGIYLDSDVELKKSFNPILNKEIPIIYHSNNDDFIAKFTHIVDALFQ